The Arachis hypogaea cultivar Tifrunner chromosome 16, arahy.Tifrunner.gnm2.J5K5, whole genome shotgun sequence genome contains a region encoding:
- the LOC112697528 gene encoding hydroxyproline O-arabinosyltransferase 1 isoform X1 has protein sequence MGCGNMFFTILVTFSVALITYNILISANAPLKQDFPGPSTRLPSISVDPLIKMPLHRSTHSNSNKRLFHTAVTASDSVYNTWQCRVMYYWFKKMRDQGGPESAMGGFTRILHSGKPDQFMDEIPTFVAQPLPAGVDQVQGYIVLNRPGAFVQWLQQADIKEDYILMSEPDHIIVKPIPNLARDGLGAAFPFFYIEPKKYEKVLRKYFPEEKGPITNIDPIGNSPVIVAKESLKKIAPTWMNVSLAMKKDPETDKAFGWVLEMYAYAVSSALHGVGNILHKEFMIQPPWDKKIGNTYIIHYTYGCDYNMKGELTYGKIGEWRFDKRSYDHVAPPKNLTLPPPGVPESVVTLVKMVNEATANIPNWWS, from the exons atggggTGTGGGAACATGTTCTTCACAATTCTAGTGACATTCTCAGTGGCACTGATCACATACAACATCCTAATCTCAGCAAATGCGCCATTGAAGCAAGACTTTCCAGGACCTTCTACAAGACTCCCTTCAATCTCCGTTGACCCGCTGATTAAGATGCCACTTCACAGATCAACACATTCCAATTCCAACAAGCGGCTCTTCCACACTGCAGTAACTGCTTCCGATTCTGTGTATAACACGTGGCAGTGCAGAGTGATGTATTACTGGTTCAAGAAGATGAGGGATCAGGGAGGACCTGAATCCGCCATGGGAGGCTTCACCAGGATTCTTCATTCTGGAAAGCCTGATCAGTTCATGGATGAGATCCCTACCTTCGTGGCTCAGCCTTTGCCAGCTGGCGTGGATCAGGTTcag GGTTACATTGTCCTTAACAGGCCAGGGGCATTTGTGCAATGGCTACAGCAAGCAGATATCAAAGAAGA TTACATATTGATGTCAGAGCCAGATCATATAATTGTCAAGCCTATACCAAACTTAGCTAGAGATGGTCTTGGAGCTGCATTCCCTTTCTTTTATATTGAGCCAAAGAAGTATGAGAAGGTGCTAAGGAAGTACTTCCCTGAGGAGAAAGGACCAATAACCAATATAGACCCGATTGGCAATTCACCTGTTATTGTTGCCAAG GAATCCCTGAAGAAGATTGCTCCCACTTGGATGAATGTTTCCCTGGCAATGAAGAAGGATCCTGAAACAGATAAAGCTTTTGGATGGGTGCTTGAAAT GTATGCTTATGCCGTTTCATCTGCACTTCATGGTGTTGGTAACATTCTACACAAAGAATTCATGATTCAg CCTCCATGGGACAAAAAAATTGGGAATACATACATAATTCACTACACTTATGGATGTGACTATAATATGAAG GGTGAGCTGACGTATGGAAAGATTGGAGAGTGGAGATTTGACAAAAGATCTTATGATCATGTTGCTCCCCCCAAAAACTTGACATTGCCACCACCTGGTGTTCCCGAAAGTGTG GTGACCCTTGTCAAAATGGTAAACGAAGCCACAGCAAATATTCCGAACTGGTGGTCATAG
- the LOC112697528 gene encoding hydroxyproline O-arabinosyltransferase 1 isoform X2, with product MGCGNMFFTILVTFSVALITYNILISANAPLKQDFPGPSTRLPSISVDPLIKMPLHRSTHSNSNKRLFHTAVTASDSVYNTWQCRVMYYWFKKMRDQGGPESAMGGFTRILHSGKPDQFMDEIPTFVAQPLPAGVDQGYIVLNRPGAFVQWLQQADIKEDYILMSEPDHIIVKPIPNLARDGLGAAFPFFYIEPKKYEKVLRKYFPEEKGPITNIDPIGNSPVIVAKESLKKIAPTWMNVSLAMKKDPETDKAFGWVLEMYAYAVSSALHGVGNILHKEFMIQPPWDKKIGNTYIIHYTYGCDYNMKGELTYGKIGEWRFDKRSYDHVAPPKNLTLPPPGVPESVVTLVKMVNEATANIPNWWS from the exons atggggTGTGGGAACATGTTCTTCACAATTCTAGTGACATTCTCAGTGGCACTGATCACATACAACATCCTAATCTCAGCAAATGCGCCATTGAAGCAAGACTTTCCAGGACCTTCTACAAGACTCCCTTCAATCTCCGTTGACCCGCTGATTAAGATGCCACTTCACAGATCAACACATTCCAATTCCAACAAGCGGCTCTTCCACACTGCAGTAACTGCTTCCGATTCTGTGTATAACACGTGGCAGTGCAGAGTGATGTATTACTGGTTCAAGAAGATGAGGGATCAGGGAGGACCTGAATCCGCCATGGGAGGCTTCACCAGGATTCTTCATTCTGGAAAGCCTGATCAGTTCATGGATGAGATCCCTACCTTCGTGGCTCAGCCTTTGCCAGCTGGCGTGGATCAG GGTTACATTGTCCTTAACAGGCCAGGGGCATTTGTGCAATGGCTACAGCAAGCAGATATCAAAGAAGA TTACATATTGATGTCAGAGCCAGATCATATAATTGTCAAGCCTATACCAAACTTAGCTAGAGATGGTCTTGGAGCTGCATTCCCTTTCTTTTATATTGAGCCAAAGAAGTATGAGAAGGTGCTAAGGAAGTACTTCCCTGAGGAGAAAGGACCAATAACCAATATAGACCCGATTGGCAATTCACCTGTTATTGTTGCCAAG GAATCCCTGAAGAAGATTGCTCCCACTTGGATGAATGTTTCCCTGGCAATGAAGAAGGATCCTGAAACAGATAAAGCTTTTGGATGGGTGCTTGAAAT GTATGCTTATGCCGTTTCATCTGCACTTCATGGTGTTGGTAACATTCTACACAAAGAATTCATGATTCAg CCTCCATGGGACAAAAAAATTGGGAATACATACATAATTCACTACACTTATGGATGTGACTATAATATGAAG GGTGAGCTGACGTATGGAAAGATTGGAGAGTGGAGATTTGACAAAAGATCTTATGATCATGTTGCTCCCCCCAAAAACTTGACATTGCCACCACCTGGTGTTCCCGAAAGTGTG GTGACCCTTGTCAAAATGGTAAACGAAGCCACAGCAAATATTCCGAACTGGTGGTCATAG
- the LOC112805914 gene encoding uncharacterized protein codes for MDGSVALLKTSPIRVGDQVDEDRVYFHRMFWTFPPCIEVFRHCKPLVSIDGTHLYGKYGGTLLLAIAQDGNSNILPVAFALVEGENAESWSYFLSNLRRHVTPEQGILVISDRHNGIKAALEAPESGWRPPHAYRAFCIWHVATNFALTFKGQDARRWLVNAAYAKTEAEFDYWFDIMRIENSAMCDWTAEAQLGFGHRYSQALIKAIERNLRDSRCFTVTVFDRHQLDYTVVETTPTGKFLLGSYRVSLRDRTCDCGYF; via the exons ATGGACGGTTCCGTTGCTCTGCTGAAGACCTCTCCGATTAGAGTGGGTGATCAGGTTGACGAAGATAGAGTCTACTTTCATCGCATGTTCTGGACATTCCCTCCATGTATTGAGGTATTCCGACACTGTAAGCCGCTTGTCAGTATCGACGGAACACACctgtatggcaagtatggaggGACGTTGTTGTTGGCGATTGCTCAAGATGGAAACTCGAATATATTGCCTGTTGCATTTGCACTCGTGGAGGGGGAAAATGCAGAGTCTTGGTCATATTTTCTATCCAACCTTAGAAGACATGTTACTCCAGAGCAAGGTATCCTCGTGATTTCTGATCGACACAATGGCATCAAGGCTGCACTGGAGGCACCAGAAAGTGGTTGGCGACCTCCCCATGCTTATCGGGCATTCTGTATTTGGCATGTTGCTACAAATTTCGCCCTTACTTTCAAGGGGCAGGATGCAAGGAGGTGGCTGGTAAATGCCGCTTATGCAAAGACGGAAGCAGAATTTGACTATTGGTTTGATATAATGAGGATAGAAAACTCGGCTATGTGTGATTGG ACAGCAGAGGCACAGTTAGGGTTCGGCCACCGGTATTCCCAGGCACTTATTAAGGCCATTGAACGAAACTTGAGGGATTCGAGGTGCTTCACTGTGACCGTGTTTGATAGGCATCAACTTGACTATACAGTGGTAGAGACTACCCCCACAGGCAAATTCTTGTTGGGTAGCTACCGGGTTTCCCTAAGGGATCGCACCTGCGATTGTGGATACTTCTAG